AGGAACCAGCCGTCCAGCAATGGCAGCTTGTCTTTTGGTGTCACATAGGCGCGCCCGAATTCGGCAGTGCCATGGCCGCGTTCCACTTTGCCGCCAAGGCATTGCATCATCACCTGCTGCCCGTAGCAGATCCCGAGAATCGGGACACCCATATCGAAGACCGACATCGGTGGGCGCGGTGAGTCCGGTGCGATGACCGATGCGGGACCGCCTGAAAAGATCACGGCCTTGGGGGCGAATTCCTTGAGGAACGCGTCTGTCACATTCTGATAGGGGTGGATTTCGCAATAGACCGAAAGTTCGCGCAGGCGGCGGGCAATCAGCTGTGTGACCTGGCTGCCGAAATCAATGATCAGCAGGCGTTCGTGTTCGTGTGTATCCATGTGCTCAGTTAAGGCGGATCATTGGGGGGTGCAAGGCGGCTCATGTCGCTTTCGCGCCTCAAAGGGCGTTTGCTGCGCACCGGACGGGTTCGCTAAGGCGTATCACACGCACAAAGGTTTCAGCGGAGTGTCGCCATGTCAGAAGCAGCAGTCAAAGCCGGTCGTCGCGGGCGCGGAGGAGGCGGGGCGGCCCGCCGTGCAGAGCGCACGGCTGTCAGCATCGAGACAGCGAAGTATATTTCGCGCAATATCCCAAACTACGAGGTTCTGGATGACGCCGCGCTGGACCTGATTGAAATCAACGCCGAGACGATTCTGGCTGAAATCGGGGTCAACTTTGTTGATAACCCCGAAGCGCTTGAACGCTGGAAAGCCGCCGGTGCGGAAATCGATGGCGAGCGCGTGCGCATCCCGCGCGGATTGGCCCGCAAGCTGTGTAGCACGGCACCCGCCACATATACCCAGCACGCCCGAAATCCCGAACGCAGCGTTGTCGTGGGTGGCAAGAACCTCGTCCTCGCTCCGGTCTACGGCCCGCCGTTTGTGCGCGATGCCGAAGGTGGTCGCCGCTATGCAACGATGGCGGATTTCGAGAAGTTCGTGAAGCTGGGCTATATGTCAAAGTGGCTGCACCATTCGGGCGGCACCGTCTGCGAGCCGACGGACGTGGCGGTGAACAAGCGCCATCTGGATATGCTGCTGACCCACATGATTTATAGCGACAAGCCGTTCATGGGGTCTGTTACCGAACCTTCCCGCGCGCAGGATTCCATCGAGATGTGCGAAATTCTGTTCGGCAAGGATTTCGTGCGCGACAACACTGTGATGACGTCGCTGATCAACATCAACTCGCCCCTGACATTTGATTCCATCATGATGGGTGCGCTTGAGGTGTTTGCGAAAAACAATCAGGCGAGCATCATCAGCCCGTTTATCGTCGGCGGCGCGATGGCCCCTGTGACGATTGCCGGCACGCTGACGCAGGTTTACGCAGAGGTTTTGGCTGGCATCGCATATGCGCAGATCATCAGACCCGGCGCGCCGGTAGTCTTTGGAACGTTTGTGACTTCGATCGACATGAATTCCGGCGCACCGACATTCGGAACGCCCGAGGCATCGCACATCACGTATGGGGCAGGGCAGCTTGCCCGCCGGCTTGGCGTGCCTTATCGCAGCGCGGGATCATTCTGTGGATCAAAGCTGCCTGACGCGCAGGCGGCTTATGAAACGGCGAACAGCTTGCAGATGGGCCTGTTATCCGGTGTCAATTTCATGCTTCACGCCTGTGGCTGGCTGGAGGGCGGTCTGGTCGCATCCTTCGAGAAATTCGTGATGGATGCGGACCAGCTTGGGACGCTGCACCAGTTTGCCAAGGGCGTCGACCTGTCCGAAAACGGGCAGGCGATGGACGCCATCGAAGAGGTCGGCCCAGGTGGGCACTATCTTGGTTGCGCCCATACGCAGGCGAACTTCAAATCGGCGTTCTGGCGGTCTGACGTGTTTGACTACAAACCGTTCGAGACCTGGGACGAAGAGGGTGCACGCGACACCCAGATGTTAGCCACGGCCC
The sequence above is drawn from the Cognatiyoonia koreensis genome and encodes:
- a CDS encoding trimethylamine methyltransferase family protein; translation: MSEAAVKAGRRGRGGGGAARRAERTAVSIETAKYISRNIPNYEVLDDAALDLIEINAETILAEIGVNFVDNPEALERWKAAGAEIDGERVRIPRGLARKLCSTAPATYTQHARNPERSVVVGGKNLVLAPVYGPPFVRDAEGGRRYATMADFEKFVKLGYMSKWLHHSGGTVCEPTDVAVNKRHLDMLLTHMIYSDKPFMGSVTEPSRAQDSIEMCEILFGKDFVRDNTVMTSLININSPLTFDSIMMGALEVFAKNNQASIISPFIVGGAMAPVTIAGTLTQVYAEVLAGIAYAQIIRPGAPVVFGTFVTSIDMNSGAPTFGTPEASHITYGAGQLARRLGVPYRSAGSFCGSKLPDAQAAYETANSLQMGLLSGVNFMLHACGWLEGGLVASFEKFVMDADQLGTLHQFAKGVDLSENGQAMDAIEEVGPGGHYLGCAHTQANFKSAFWRSDVFDYKPFETWDEEGARDTQMLATARVARMLDTYQQPPLDPEIEARLRAYVADKKASMPDSFT